In Pedobacter heparinus DSM 2366, the following are encoded in one genomic region:
- a CDS encoding carboxypeptidase-like regulatory domain-containing protein, producing MKHLLRSILIVALAFNFSFAQKRLTVSSQSGPYTFIYKLTDQEAFNIASKTKSIINDSFFHTLVDTFYNANNKPYTRKLPYGNYLYVRAVKNELFYRLGPENNVNLQFINNRKDFQFSLTDLKGNLIKDATVRVGRGRSIKFNEQAGLYSTGSVAKLAVITVKYNGVSNYFTYDEEEKERPYRSYNNPSFFKKLFNPKRYSRNQYGKVEKPKYTGYMVFNKPMYKPLDSVKFKTYLVTATGKSIQNKPLRVILDKDFKGEGILLTTLKPYRDGGYTYSFALTDSLQLKLDRNYRIVLKEQQGKEWKMVYQGNFRYEDYELKSVNFMVRSDREEHSPGSPVTLFMKARDENELAVPDGRVEVVVRTNNASVFYDRKVFVKDTLWKTNVVLDPVGETRLMLPDSIFPKADLSFSAHFTFLNSNNERRTASKSLKCLVKDRSIKFEFQKDSLRLDYLVKGKSVRQEAVISMDYPYGEATDSIKIMLPATIKMNYRGSDYAVKMADGYRQTIYLEHLKPAISVSAVQSKDSLAVSVSNEHKVPFWYSIFSGNKVLLKGYTTRLDTLIKHSSVKAAHVKLNYIWDEEEQSTETSAFYRPHILNVKLLAPEVVYPGQTVNMQVKVTDQNNLPVAATDVTAYAYTSKFKNGYRVNLPYFGKSFFARKLNQKFAAEDLSLSGQLPLDWEKWGRELNLDTIEYYKFSRTKDLYAIMENGDGSDSAIVAPFVIRNGNIEPVHVLYIDDRPVYFSQASQLQRYAFSVTPGRHNIRMRTAWYTVSLDDFELPKGKKTILSVAADLQNTKAKVSTAPYTMTSQEAAFLTDYMLRIENNFGGEKAILTAGNTEHLLNLPDVSANAGMQQRWQEGLTPVNQGNTLLVGPFAENLLEFKSGGLNQNFLKEPGYTYTFLPGLLKQKSYTSPYGFNTSLNTTTGTTDYKEYPLKKGEIDSLWNAYLDLRSSTIPLFNNGYSYGNNKDFGRLVMKLDTSISKAMPYLKNIIIYKSDQPDFLQIYPGNTGYFNALESGKYRIIYLFKDNRYFVAEGVVIHAGGINYFEWKDMKILKADDLSKKIDQHIKSVNIGRNSKRPENVQQKILEDINGQYFDESILTGKMSGRVIDAGDKRPVQGAVVKIKGANYMTRTDVEGRFVLKSPKKGKVLVSMIGYDTREVNVVNTDVGDIKLDAATSALEEVVVVGYGVQKKQNLTGAVSTLREVALSGALAGRLSGRVAGVAVPGAEQQVMIRGTSSLPADKKPMILIDGLPFDGDVNSLDPSTIEAMNVLKDASATAIYGARAANGVIIIKTKGGLTVANAAGELVQQQQTMRTNFSDYAIWQPQLFTDAEGKASFTVKFPDDITNWTTKLIAMNGRKQGGIAETAIKSFKVLSANFVSPLFALAGDSINVIGKLMNYSNTDENVTRKFSYNGAELLNSRLTFRNAKIDTVAIVAKGAGLKVQADHINVADSLTFEYIMKQENGYFDGEIRKIPLFQTGVTETKGFFNALTRDTSITYKFDATLGKVTLRAEASLFPTLLDEMEKLRRYEYLCNEQMASKLKALLLEKSVRKYLGEDFKEEKNIKYLIKKLQDNKSPEGTWGWWQNSGEELWISLHVAESLLEAQKQGYAVVLDKNKLYRYLLNKMAVGIHFDQVYGVKLLHLLNEKHDLKDWITTIEKERAALEAKHSKERKANSDIPPLGKQSLNEKLQLMQLKQLAGMAVDIKWLLGLKNETIFGNSYWGEEGNQFWDNSIQNTLLAYQILKANGGYRDELDRIQRYFLEQRRDGQWRNTYESSLILEAILPELMRSPGKKLEPASIVFNQTETITSFPFSRVVAPEALTLGKKGDAPVYFTAYQQFNNPQPKKASKDFGVKSWFEQQGAEVGKLKAGTLATLQVEVEVRADADYVMIEIPIPAGCSYEQKMQSFWGVETHREYFKHKTSVFCTKLKKGKYRFAVQLMPRYSGNYNLNPAKAEMMYFPVFYGREGMKRIIVK from the coding sequence ATGAAGCATCTTTTACGCTCAATTCTGATTGTTGCGCTGGCCTTTAACTTTAGCTTCGCACAGAAAAGATTAACTGTCAGCTCCCAATCTGGCCCCTATACTTTTATTTACAAACTGACGGATCAGGAAGCTTTTAATATAGCTTCTAAAACGAAAAGCATTATAAACGATAGCTTTTTTCATACGCTTGTTGATACTTTTTACAATGCGAACAATAAACCCTACACCCGGAAGCTTCCTTATGGTAATTACCTTTATGTAAGGGCAGTTAAAAACGAACTGTTTTACCGGCTTGGACCGGAAAATAATGTAAATCTCCAGTTCATCAATAACAGAAAAGATTTTCAGTTTAGCCTTACTGATTTGAAGGGCAACCTAATTAAAGATGCTACGGTTAGGGTAGGAAGGGGCAGGAGCATTAAATTTAATGAGCAGGCGGGTTTGTATAGCACCGGATCGGTGGCAAAACTTGCGGTAATTACTGTTAAATATAATGGCGTAAGCAATTATTTTACTTACGATGAAGAAGAAAAAGAAAGACCATACCGTTCGTACAATAATCCTTCTTTCTTTAAAAAACTCTTTAACCCTAAACGATATAGCCGTAACCAGTATGGTAAGGTAGAAAAACCAAAATATACAGGTTATATGGTGTTTAACAAACCTATGTATAAACCTTTGGATTCGGTTAAGTTTAAAACCTACCTGGTTACAGCCACAGGCAAAAGCATTCAGAATAAACCTTTAAGGGTTATACTTGATAAAGATTTTAAAGGAGAGGGAATACTACTGACCACTTTAAAGCCTTATCGCGATGGAGGATATACGTACAGTTTTGCACTGACTGACAGTTTGCAACTTAAACTGGACAGAAACTACCGTATCGTTTTGAAAGAACAGCAGGGAAAGGAATGGAAAATGGTTTACCAGGGCAATTTCCGTTATGAAGATTATGAACTGAAGTCGGTTAATTTTATGGTGAGGAGCGACAGAGAAGAACATAGTCCGGGAAGTCCGGTTACCCTGTTTATGAAAGCCAGGGATGAAAATGAGCTTGCTGTTCCGGATGGTCGGGTAGAAGTGGTAGTGAGGACCAATAATGCTTCAGTTTTTTATGACCGAAAGGTCTTTGTAAAGGATACTTTGTGGAAAACCAATGTGGTGCTTGACCCTGTTGGTGAAACCAGGTTGATGTTGCCGGACAGTATTTTTCCAAAGGCGGACCTTAGCTTTTCTGCCCATTTTACCTTTTTAAACAGTAACAATGAACGGCGTACGGCCAGTAAATCATTAAAATGTTTGGTTAAGGACCGCAGCATTAAATTTGAATTTCAAAAGGACAGCCTGCGTCTGGATTATCTGGTTAAGGGCAAATCGGTCAGGCAAGAGGCGGTCATTTCTATGGATTATCCTTATGGTGAGGCTACCGATTCTATAAAAATAATGCTTCCGGCAACTATAAAAATGAATTACAGGGGCAGCGACTATGCTGTTAAAATGGCTGATGGATACCGGCAGACCATTTATCTGGAGCATTTGAAACCCGCAATCAGTGTGAGTGCTGTGCAAAGCAAAGATTCTCTAGCTGTATCTGTAAGCAATGAACATAAGGTGCCTTTCTGGTACAGCATTTTTTCAGGTAATAAGGTATTGTTAAAAGGTTATACCACCCGTTTGGATACCCTGATCAAACACAGTTCGGTAAAGGCAGCGCATGTAAAATTGAATTACATCTGGGATGAAGAAGAGCAAAGTACCGAAACCAGCGCTTTTTACAGACCTCATATTTTAAATGTTAAACTTTTGGCCCCAGAAGTGGTGTATCCAGGCCAAACGGTAAACATGCAGGTCAAAGTTACCGACCAGAACAACCTACCCGTTGCGGCAACAGACGTTACGGCCTACGCCTATACCTCAAAGTTTAAGAATGGCTACAGGGTGAACCTGCCCTACTTTGGAAAAAGTTTTTTTGCCCGTAAGTTAAACCAGAAATTTGCGGCTGAAGACCTGAGTTTATCGGGCCAGCTGCCCCTTGATTGGGAAAAATGGGGGCGGGAGCTGAACCTAGACACGATTGAATATTATAAGTTTAGTCGGACGAAAGACCTGTATGCCATAATGGAAAATGGTGATGGCTCTGATAGTGCTATTGTGGCCCCCTTTGTAATCAGAAACGGGAACATTGAGCCGGTGCATGTGCTGTACATTGACGATCGTCCGGTATATTTTAGTCAGGCCAGTCAATTGCAGCGTTATGCATTCAGCGTTACTCCGGGCAGGCATAATATCCGTATGCGTACAGCCTGGTACACGGTTAGTCTGGACGATTTTGAACTGCCGAAAGGTAAAAAGACAATTTTAAGTGTGGCTGCCGATTTGCAAAATACCAAGGCAAAGGTAAGCACGGCCCCTTATACCATGACCAGTCAGGAAGCTGCATTTCTGACCGATTACATGCTGCGTATTGAGAATAATTTTGGTGGTGAAAAAGCGATCCTTACTGCAGGTAATACCGAACATTTGCTGAACCTTCCGGATGTTTCTGCAAATGCAGGCATGCAGCAGCGCTGGCAGGAAGGTCTGACACCGGTAAATCAGGGGAATACTTTACTCGTGGGCCCATTTGCCGAAAATCTGCTCGAGTTTAAATCGGGCGGACTTAATCAGAATTTTTTAAAGGAACCGGGTTATACTTATACCTTTTTACCCGGATTGCTCAAACAAAAATCGTACACCAGCCCTTATGGTTTTAATACCTCCCTGAATACAACTACAGGAACCACTGATTATAAGGAATATCCCTTAAAAAAAGGTGAGATAGACAGCCTCTGGAATGCTTACCTTGACCTGCGCAGCAGTACCATACCACTATTTAATAACGGCTACAGTTATGGAAATAATAAAGATTTTGGCCGTTTGGTAATGAAACTGGATACCAGTATTTCAAAAGCGATGCCTTACTTAAAAAATATCATCATTTATAAATCTGATCAGCCCGATTTTTTACAAATTTATCCTGGCAATACAGGCTATTTTAATGCACTGGAAAGCGGTAAATACCGCATCATTTATCTGTTTAAGGACAACCGTTATTTTGTTGCAGAAGGGGTGGTCATCCATGCCGGCGGTATCAATTATTTTGAGTGGAAGGACATGAAAATACTTAAGGCGGATGACCTGAGCAAAAAAATAGACCAGCACATAAAATCTGTAAACATTGGCCGGAACAGTAAAAGACCCGAAAATGTACAGCAAAAAATACTGGAAGATATCAATGGGCAATATTTTGATGAGTCGATCCTGACCGGTAAAATGAGCGGCAGGGTAATTGATGCCGGTGATAAGCGACCAGTTCAGGGGGCGGTAGTGAAAATAAAAGGGGCAAATTATATGACCCGTACAGACGTTGAAGGCCGCTTTGTACTTAAAAGCCCTAAAAAAGGAAAAGTGCTGGTCTCTATGATAGGTTATGATACAAGAGAGGTCAACGTTGTGAATACTGATGTAGGCGACATTAAACTGGATGCAGCCACTTCTGCTTTGGAAGAAGTTGTAGTGGTAGGTTATGGGGTACAGAAAAAACAGAATTTAACGGGCGCAGTCAGCACACTAAGGGAGGTTGCTTTATCGGGTGCCCTGGCCGGCAGACTTTCGGGTAGGGTGGCTGGTGTCGCAGTTCCGGGTGCGGAGCAGCAGGTTATGATCAGGGGTACAAGCTCATTGCCTGCCGACAAAAAGCCAATGATCCTGATAGATGGTTTACCATTTGATGGTGATGTGAACAGTCTTGATCCGTCGACAATTGAGGCCATGAATGTACTTAAGGATGCCTCTGCGACAGCCATTTATGGTGCCCGGGCTGCAAATGGAGTTATCATTATCAAAACCAAAGGTGGCCTTACCGTTGCAAATGCGGCTGGCGAACTGGTGCAGCAGCAGCAAACCATGCGTACCAATTTTTCCGATTATGCCATCTGGCAGCCTCAATTGTTTACAGATGCTGAGGGAAAAGCAAGTTTTACCGTTAAATTCCCGGACGACATTACGAACTGGACCACCAAACTGATTGCCATGAACGGCCGTAAACAAGGTGGCATTGCCGAAACAGCTATCAAATCTTTTAAAGTTTTAAGTGCCAATTTTGTTTCGCCATTATTTGCCCTTGCGGGCGACAGCATCAATGTGATTGGTAAACTGATGAATTACAGCAATACGGATGAAAATGTAACCCGCAAATTCAGTTATAATGGTGCAGAACTGTTGAACAGCAGGCTTACCTTTAGAAATGCAAAGATTGATACGGTAGCTATTGTAGCCAAAGGCGCAGGTTTAAAAGTACAGGCAGACCACATCAATGTAGCCGACAGCCTGACTTTCGAGTATATAATGAAACAGGAGAATGGCTATTTTGACGGAGAGATCCGTAAAATCCCTTTGTTCCAGACCGGCGTTACCGAAACCAAAGGTTTCTTTAATGCACTGACCCGCGATACTTCCATTACTTATAAATTTGATGCTACCTTGGGTAAAGTTACTTTAAGGGCCGAGGCTTCCTTATTCCCGACACTGCTGGATGAGATGGAGAAGCTGCGCAGGTACGAATACCTGTGCAATGAACAGATGGCCTCTAAACTGAAAGCCCTGTTACTTGAAAAGTCAGTAAGAAAATATCTTGGCGAAGATTTTAAAGAAGAAAAGAACATCAAATACCTGATTAAAAAGCTGCAGGACAACAAAAGTCCTGAAGGTACCTGGGGTTGGTGGCAAAACAGCGGTGAAGAACTCTGGATTAGCTTGCATGTTGCAGAAAGTTTGCTTGAAGCACAAAAACAGGGCTATGCCGTTGTGCTGGATAAAAACAAGCTTTATCGTTACCTGCTTAATAAAATGGCGGTCGGTATTCATTTTGATCAGGTTTATGGGGTAAAACTGCTCCATCTTTTAAATGAAAAACATGATTTGAAGGACTGGATAACAACTATTGAAAAAGAAAGGGCTGCATTAGAAGCAAAGCATTCAAAAGAAAGAAAGGCCAATTCAGATATTCCGCCTTTGGGTAAACAATCCTTAAATGAAAAGCTGCAACTGATGCAATTGAAACAACTGGCTGGTATGGCCGTAGATATAAAATGGCTGTTGGGTTTAAAAAATGAGACCATATTTGGCAACAGTTACTGGGGAGAAGAGGGGAATCAATTTTGGGACAACAGCATTCAGAATACCCTGCTGGCTTACCAGATCCTGAAAGCCAATGGTGGATATAGGGACGAACTGGACCGTATCCAGCGTTACTTTCTGGAGCAGAGAAGGGACGGGCAATGGCGCAATACTTATGAGTCTTCTTTAATCCTGGAAGCCATATTGCCGGAACTGATGAGAAGCCCCGGTAAAAAGCTGGAACCTGCTTCCATTGTCTTTAACCAAACAGAAACTATTACCAGTTTTCCATTCAGCAGGGTAGTGGCACCCGAGGCTTTAACCCTGGGGAAAAAGGGTGATGCACCAGTTTATTTCACGGCATATCAGCAGTTCAACAATCCGCAACCCAAAAAGGCAAGTAAAGATTTTGGTGTGAAGTCATGGTTTGAGCAGCAGGGAGCTGAAGTTGGCAAACTAAAAGCAGGAACGCTGGCTACATTGCAGGTTGAAGTTGAGGTACGTGCCGACGCAGATTATGTAATGATAGAGATACCAATCCCGGCAGGATGTTCTTATGAGCAAAAAATGCAAAGTTTTTGGGGTGTTGAAACGCATCGGGAATACTTTAAGCACAAAACATCCGTTTTCTGTACCAAGCTGAAAAAAGGGAAATATCGTTTTGCAGTACAACTGATGCCCAGGTATTCGGGCAATTATAATTTAAACCCCGCTAAGGCAGAAATGATGTATTTCCCGGTATTTTATGGAAGGGAAGGCATGAAACGGATTATTGTGAAGTAG
- a CDS encoding C40 family peptidase, with the protein MEQQYGICRVAVAALRAEPSDKAEIASQLLFGDQVEILEQTDKWLFIRNAYDGYEGWVDFKQLGSLSAEQYAARHYYDTLVPAQPLNVITAADGGKYYLSPGSVLPAYENGCCYLGKDKFNVSFLPQGPDAQASTERISATALFFQNVPYQWGGRTLFGIDCSGFVQTVFKLNGIKLKRDAWQQAEQGSTVDFLPEVQPGDVAFFDNTEGRIIHVGILLNANEIIHASGKVKIDAMDSEGIYSAELGRYTHKLRIIKRFI; encoded by the coding sequence ATGGAACAACAATACGGGATTTGCAGGGTAGCAGTGGCAGCTTTAAGGGCCGAACCATCTGACAAGGCGGAGATAGCCTCACAATTGTTATTTGGCGATCAGGTGGAAATACTTGAACAAACAGACAAATGGCTTTTTATAAGGAATGCTTATGATGGTTATGAAGGCTGGGTAGATTTTAAACAGCTGGGTAGTTTAAGTGCGGAGCAATACGCTGCGCGTCATTACTACGATACATTGGTTCCGGCACAACCTTTAAATGTAATCACTGCTGCAGACGGGGGTAAATACTACCTTTCACCAGGTAGTGTATTGCCTGCTTATGAAAATGGTTGTTGTTATCTGGGAAAAGATAAATTTAATGTTTCCTTTTTGCCCCAGGGTCCGGATGCCCAGGCTTCAACTGAGCGTATAAGTGCTACAGCCCTGTTTTTTCAAAATGTACCTTATCAATGGGGTGGAAGAACCTTGTTTGGGATAGACTGTTCCGGTTTTGTGCAGACCGTATTTAAATTAAACGGTATTAAACTAAAAAGAGATGCCTGGCAGCAGGCCGAACAAGGCTCAACCGTAGATTTTTTACCGGAAGTACAGCCTGGTGACGTTGCATTTTTTGACAATACGGAAGGCAGGATTATTCATGTTGGTATCCTGCTCAATGCAAATGAGATTATACATGCCTCGGGTAAAGTTAAAATAGATGCCATGGATAGTGAAGGGATTTACAGTGCCGAACTGGGCAGGTATACCCACAAGCTCAGAATCATTAAACGCTTTATTTAA
- a CDS encoding universal stress protein produces MNLKKILIAVDNSTCSEKAAKTGYEVAKTFGAEVALVNIIEPIPANINPDLTLAPVFLEAYDNSEENSHVLLKEIETKFGQGIPTTYLSVIDSAAHGIIKQSDEWGSDLIVIGTYGRTGIYHFLMGSVAEHVARKSACPVLIIPNKYEEKA; encoded by the coding sequence ATGAACCTCAAAAAGATTTTAATTGCTGTTGATAACAGTACATGCTCAGAAAAAGCCGCCAAAACAGGTTATGAAGTAGCAAAAACCTTTGGAGCAGAGGTTGCACTGGTCAACATTATAGAACCTATACCAGCTAATATTAATCCCGATCTGACACTTGCACCGGTTTTTTTAGAGGCTTACGACAACAGTGAAGAGAATAGCCACGTTTTGCTAAAAGAAATAGAAACGAAATTTGGACAGGGTATCCCAACCACTTATCTGAGTGTAATCGACAGTGCTGCACATGGCATCATTAAACAGTCGGACGAATGGGGATCTGACCTTATTGTGATCGGTACCTATGGCCGTACTGGTATTTACCATTTCCTGATGGGTAGTGTGGCAGAACACGTAGCCAGGAAGTCAGCCTGCCCGGTATTAATTATACCAAATAAATATGAAGAAAAAGCCTGA
- a CDS encoding 4Fe-4S dicluster domain-containing protein gives MAIKITDECINCGACEPECPNNAIYDAGTAWRFSDGTNLNGIIDFGGKEMDAESAQEAVSDEVYYIVSDKCTECKGFHDEPQCAAVCPVDCCVDDEDVRETEEELLAKKAWLHQEG, from the coding sequence ATGGCTATTAAAATAACAGACGAATGCATTAACTGCGGAGCATGTGAGCCTGAATGCCCAAATAATGCAATTTATGATGCAGGCACAGCCTGGAGATTTTCTGATGGTACCAATTTAAACGGTATTATTGATTTTGGAGGTAAGGAAATGGATGCAGAGTCTGCTCAGGAAGCAGTATCTGATGAAGTTTATTATATCGTTTCCGATAAATGTACAGAATGCAAGGGTTTTCATGATGAGCCCCAATGCGCAGCGGTATGTCCGGTAGATTGTTGTGTGGATGATGAAGACGTGCGTGAAACAGAAGAAGAACTATTAGCTAAAAAAGCCTGGTTACACCAGGAAGGATAA